A stretch of DNA from bacterium:
GAATCGGGTACGATGCCCGAGGTCCTCACTCCCCCGCTGTCCGGAGCGCCAGTCGCCATGATGATCATCTTCTCGGTCACGCCCTTTGGGGTCGGTGAGCATCTTTCGGAGCAGGTCGCCCGGGCGGTGAAAATCGTGGCGGAGTCCGGGTTGCCCTATCAGGTGACGCCCATGGGGACGATCATCGAAGGGGAGTGGGACGCGGTGATGGCAGTGGTGAATCAGTGCCGGCTGGCCATCCTGGAGGAATGTCCGCGGGTCGCCATTAAATGCTGGATCGATGATAAACAGGGTGTCACAGACTCCATGGGCCACAAAACTCAGGTCTTGCAGGAGCGTCTGGGGATGCCCCTGAAAGTCACCCCCGGGTAGGCCGCTATACTGTCAGGCCGCGATGACGGCAGGCGCGATTTCGGGCGGTGGCCCATGTCTGGTGCAGACAACGCTGCCATATCGTCAGGACACCGACCGCACTTCCCGGTGTCGAGGCGCGGGACCACAGCGCTCTCCAATGCGAGCG
This window harbors:
- a CDS encoding hypothetical protein (UPF0045 protein Rv1898), with protein sequence MPEVLTPPLSGAPVAMMIIFSVTPFGVGEHLSEQVARAVKIVAESGLPYQVTPMGTIIEGEWDAVMAVVNQCRLAILEECPRVAIKCWIDDKQGVTDSMGHKTQVLQERLGMPLKVTPG